One region of Anaerolineae bacterium genomic DNA includes:
- a CDS encoding biotin transporter BioY: MSVQEFVLSRPWVRTGISVGFFAALTALTARVSIPLPFTPVPITLQVLAVLLAGLTLGARAGAASQLTYLAAIAVGLPLTARGLGGIAAFLSPTAGYLIAFAPAAFVVGTLARPGWRTWLAMLAGIGVIYLGGASWLAIWLGGDWGKAWSLGVAPFVGVDLAKAVIAAAVVDGARRWMRGEPR, encoded by the coding sequence ATGTCAGTACAGGAGTTTGTCTTAAGCCGTCCATGGGTTCGCACCGGGATTAGCGTAGGGTTTTTCGCCGCGTTGACCGCGTTGACCGCACGGGTCTCGATCCCGCTGCCGTTTACGCCGGTGCCGATCACCCTGCAGGTGCTGGCGGTATTACTGGCCGGGTTGACATTGGGGGCAAGGGCTGGCGCGGCCAGTCAGCTGACATATCTGGCGGCGATCGCGGTAGGATTACCTCTGACCGCAAGGGGGTTAGGTGGGATCGCAGCGTTCCTCAGCCCCACGGCTGGTTACCTAATCGCCTTCGCGCCGGCCGCCTTTGTGGTCGGAACGCTGGCCCGGCCAGGGTGGCGCACCTGGCTGGCGATGCTAGCCGGGATCGGGGTGATCTATCTAGGAGGCGCAAGTTGGCTGGCCATCTGGCTGGGAGGTGACTGGGGTAAAGCTTGGTCTTTGGGGGTAGCTCCGTTTGTGGGGGTGGACCTGGCGAAGGCAGTGATAGCGGCTGCCGTGGTAGATGGCGCTCGTCGCTGGATGAGGGGAGAGCCGCGATGA
- the guaB gene encoding IMP dehydrogenase: MQFADLRGAEALTFDDVLLVPGYAEVLPTEVDLRTRLHEKLQLNIPVLSAAMDTVTEARLAIALARQGGLGVIHRNLSPEAQAAEVDKVKRSESGMIVDPITLGPDATLAEAEAIMSRYHISGVPITDNGRLVGILTNRDIRFATNLNAPVREYMTSENLITAPVGTSLEEAKAILHKYRIEKLPLVDEHFHLRGLITYKDILKKQDFPNAASDERGRLLVAAAVGVGDDLEDRLELLLDAGVDAVAVDTAHGHSARVLRAIRRIKMIAPDLPVIAGNVVTGEGTEALIEAGADIVKVGVGAGSICTTRVIAGVGLPQLTAIAECAAVARPRGIPIVADGGIKYSGDIVKALAAGADAVMLGSLLAGLEESPGEIVIYEGRRFKEYRGMGSLGAMKGRAGDRYASAQGADAASGKLVPEGIEGQVPYKGHLADYMFQLMGGLRAGMGYVGAANLQELREKARFIRITNAGLIESHPHSVFITKEAPNYQAIPR; encoded by the coding sequence ATGCAATTCGCCGACCTGCGCGGTGCAGAAGCGCTAACGTTTGACGATGTGTTGCTAGTCCCCGGCTATGCAGAAGTTCTGCCTACAGAGGTAGATCTGCGTACCCGTTTGCATGAAAAGCTGCAATTAAATATCCCGGTGCTTTCGGCAGCGATGGATACGGTCACAGAAGCGCGGCTGGCGATCGCCCTGGCCCGGCAAGGAGGCCTGGGGGTGATCCATCGCAACCTCAGCCCTGAGGCCCAGGCGGCCGAGGTGGATAAAGTGAAGCGTTCTGAATCCGGCATGATTGTGGACCCCATCACCCTGGGGCCGGATGCCACTTTGGCCGAGGCCGAAGCCATTATGTCCCGCTACCACATCTCCGGTGTCCCCATCACCGACAACGGCAGGCTGGTAGGGATCCTCACCAACCGCGACATCCGCTTTGCGACCAACCTGAACGCGCCGGTGCGCGAATACATGACCTCGGAAAACCTGATCACCGCGCCGGTGGGGACCTCGCTAGAGGAAGCTAAAGCGATCCTACACAAATACCGGATTGAGAAGCTTCCCTTAGTGGACGAGCACTTCCATCTGCGCGGCCTCATCACTTATAAGGATATCCTCAAGAAGCAGGACTTTCCTAATGCGGCCTCGGACGAACGGGGTCGCCTGTTAGTGGCCGCGGCTGTGGGCGTAGGTGACGACCTAGAGGATCGCTTGGAATTGCTGTTGGATGCCGGAGTGGACGCTGTGGCGGTGGATACCGCTCACGGTCACTCGGCGCGTGTGTTGCGGGCGATCCGCCGCATCAAGATGATCGCCCCAGACCTGCCAGTGATCGCCGGCAACGTCGTCACCGGCGAGGGGACGGAGGCGTTGATCGAGGCCGGAGCGGACATCGTGAAGGTCGGTGTGGGAGCTGGCTCCATCTGTACGACCCGTGTTATTGCAGGAGTGGGGTTGCCTCAGCTCACCGCCATTGCGGAGTGCGCGGCGGTGGCGCGGCCGCGCGGTATCCCTATCGTCGCTGACGGCGGAATCAAATACTCGGGCGACATCGTCAAGGCACTGGCGGCCGGCGCCGACGCGGTCATGCTGGGCTCGCTCCTGGCTGGCCTGGAGGAGTCGCCGGGCGAGATCGTCATCTACGAAGGGCGGCGGTTCAAAGAATATCGAGGTATGGGCAGCCTGGGCGCGATGAAAGGGCGCGCCGGCGATCGGTATGCTTCAGCCCAAGGCGCCGATGCCGCCTCCGGTAAACTGGTCCCCGAGGGCATCGAAGGGCAGGTGCCCTACAAGGGACACCTGGCCGATTACATGTTTCAGTTGATGGGTGGGTTGCGCGCTGGCATGGGCTACGTCGGCGCGGCCAATCTGCAGGAGTTGCGGGAAAAAGCTCGCTTTATACGCATCACCAACGCCGGGTTGATCGAGAGCCATCCACACAGCGTGTTCATCACCAAAGAGGCGCCCAATTACCAGGCTATCCCGCGCTAG
- a CDS encoding adenylosuccinate synthase has translation MTVTAVVGAQWGDEGKGRVVDYLAQRADMVIRFQGGDNAGHTVVNERGVFRLHLVPAGIFNPRTRCIVGTGTVVNPETLLQEMDELSQAGVCLDNLWLSERAHVVLPYHRLLDGLEEAARGGARIGTTQRGIGPAYADKAARHGIRLGDLTRPDYLRQRLALILEHKNRTLAHFGCPPLDLDELIEQALTWGRALAPRIVDTLPMIQEAVRSGQRILLEGQLGVMRDLDWGTYPYVTSSNPLAGFACVGAGLPPTAITQVIGVVKAYCTAVGAGPFPTELKDENGERLRQIGQEYGATTGRPRRCGWFDSVAIRHAAWFNGFTGLAVTKLDVLDTFPEVKICIGYELDGKVIERVPDTPDMERVKPVYETWPGWMTSTRQARTWDDLPKAARAYLHRISELAGVPIRYISVGPERDQLITLEQGNG, from the coding sequence ATGACGGTGACGGCGGTGGTGGGCGCCCAATGGGGCGACGAAGGCAAAGGGCGCGTGGTGGATTATCTCGCCCAGCGGGCTGACATGGTGATTCGCTTCCAGGGAGGGGACAACGCCGGCCACACCGTGGTCAACGAGCGGGGCGTGTTTCGGCTACACCTAGTGCCGGCGGGCATCTTCAACCCGCGCACGCGATGCATCGTCGGCACCGGCACCGTGGTCAACCCGGAGACCTTGTTGCAGGAGATGGACGAGCTGTCGCAAGCCGGCGTTTGCCTGGATAACTTGTGGTTGTCCGAGCGGGCACACGTGGTGCTGCCGTATCATCGGCTGCTAGATGGGCTGGAAGAGGCCGCGCGAGGCGGTGCTCGCATCGGCACAACCCAACGAGGAATCGGCCCGGCCTACGCGGACAAGGCGGCTCGCCATGGAATCCGCTTAGGGGATCTTACCCGGCCCGACTATCTCCGCCAACGCCTAGCTTTGATCCTGGAGCACAAAAATCGCACCTTGGCCCATTTCGGTTGCCCACCCCTCGACTTGGACGAGCTGATCGAGCAGGCACTGACCTGGGGCAGAGCGCTGGCGCCACGCATCGTGGACACCCTGCCGATGATCCAGGAGGCCGTGCGCAGCGGCCAGCGTATCTTGCTCGAGGGGCAATTAGGCGTCATGCGCGATCTAGACTGGGGCACGTACCCGTATGTGACCTCATCTAATCCTCTGGCTGGCTTCGCCTGTGTGGGAGCCGGGCTGCCTCCGACGGCAATCACGCAAGTGATCGGCGTGGTGAAGGCATATTGCACAGCGGTGGGAGCTGGCCCATTTCCGACGGAGCTGAAAGACGAAAATGGCGAGCGTTTGCGGCAGATTGGGCAGGAATACGGCGCGACGACAGGACGGCCGCGGCGTTGTGGCTGGTTCGATAGTGTTGCCATTCGCCATGCGGCGTGGTTCAACGGCTTCACGGGCCTGGCCGTGACCAAGCTAGACGTGCTGGATACCTTCCCTGAGGTGAAGATCTGCATCGGATACGAGCTGGACGGCAAGGTGATCGAACGGGTGCCTGACACGCCGGACATGGAGCGGGTGAAGCCGGTGTATGAGACATGGCCGGGCTGGATGACGTCCACGCGCCAAGCTCGCACCTGGGACGATCTGCCGAAGGCCGCGCGGGCTTATCTGCATCGGATCTCTGAGCTGGCTGGCGTGCCGATCCGATATATCTCAGTAGGGCCCGAACGTGATCAGTTGATCACACTAGAACAAGGCAACGGGTGA
- the purQ gene encoding phosphoribosylformylglycinamidine synthase I, with translation MRPPVLILHARGTNRDREAAWACERAGGAPEIVHVNQLIAGERRLMDYRMLVLPGGFSYGDDLGAGKLWAVVLRYRLADELAAFVAAGRPVLGICNGFQALVKSGWLPGCHFYAAALERSNAQTVTLTRNDSARFECRWVYLQPQASSPCIFTRGLEELITCPVAHGEGKFVARDAETLAVLEAQGLVALRYVGPNGEPAGYPWNPNGSQNHIAGICNPQGTVLGLMPHPEDHIIPLQHPRFHRGERGMLGLALFQNGVRYAAQV, from the coding sequence ATGAGACCACCGGTCCTGATCCTGCACGCAAGAGGGACGAATCGAGATCGCGAAGCGGCGTGGGCCTGTGAGCGAGCTGGCGGCGCGCCAGAGATCGTGCACGTCAATCAGTTGATCGCAGGTGAGCGCCGGTTGATGGACTATCGGATGCTTGTCTTGCCCGGTGGGTTCTCGTATGGCGATGATTTGGGGGCGGGCAAGCTATGGGCAGTCGTCCTACGTTACCGGCTGGCTGATGAGTTGGCGGCTTTCGTTGCGGCGGGGCGGCCTGTTTTGGGCATTTGCAATGGATTCCAAGCGCTAGTGAAATCAGGATGGTTGCCTGGGTGCCACTTCTACGCGGCAGCGCTTGAACGCTCGAACGCTCAAACGGTCACTCTGACCCGCAACGACTCGGCTCGTTTCGAGTGTCGGTGGGTGTATCTGCAGCCCCAGGCCAGCAGCCCCTGTATCTTCACCCGTGGGCTGGAGGAGCTGATCACTTGTCCTGTAGCGCATGGCGAGGGAAAGTTCGTCGCCCGCGACGCGGAGACGCTGGCAGTGTTAGAAGCACAGGGCTTAGTGGCGCTGCGCTACGTGGGACCGAACGGCGAGCCAGCCGGATATCCTTGGAATCCCAACGGGTCGCAGAACCATATCGCGGGCATCTGCAACCCGCAAGGAACGGTGTTAGGGCTGATGCCGCATCCGGAGGATCACATCATCCCACTCCAGCATCCGCGGTTCCATCGCGGCGAGCGAGGTATGCTGGGGCTTGCCTTGTTCCAGAACGGGGTGCGATATGCTGCTCAGGTGTGA
- a CDS encoding DUF4038 domain-containing protein yields the protein MRYSARVNCPVEWGFVSSRSYSDPFHDVDLDVLFTAPDGSEQRVPAFWAGEQEWRVRFAPLQIGEYRWRTSCTDTGNTSLHGVEGTLTVAPYEGSNPLLRHGGLRVSTDGRYLQHRDGTPFLWLGDTWWMGLCRRLSFPGDFATLTADRVQKGFTVVQIVAGLYPDMAAFDERGANEAGFPWEEGWTRINPRYFDMADLRIHWLVRNGLVPCIVGCWGYYIHWLGVEKMKRHWRYLVARWGAYPVVWCLAGEILMPFYHDHSRPSEWQEEYARKTRAMWEEVARYVRAIDPYGHPITAHPSVSARDSLPDEVLDFDMLQTGHGDRTSLPNTVQQVIRSYSRQPAMPVVEGEVCYEGIGEASRQEVQRLMFWACWLNGAKGFTYGANGIWQVNTREKPYGASPHGMAWGDTPWEEAYHLPGSAQLGMAKRLLERYQWWRIVPHPEWVEPRWDEGNFLRPYAAGIPGELRFIYVPAYQWRVTVKSIEPGVSYRAWLFDPTSGREISLGEVHGNDQGDWTTPVLPKFQDWLLVLDRGQEVVG from the coding sequence ATGCGCTATTCTGCACGAGTGAACTGCCCTGTAGAGTGGGGATTCGTATCCTCACGTTCTTACTCCGATCCATTTCATGACGTGGATCTGGACGTACTCTTCACTGCACCGGATGGCAGCGAGCAAAGAGTGCCTGCATTCTGGGCGGGAGAGCAGGAGTGGCGGGTACGCTTTGCTCCTTTGCAGATAGGGGAGTACCGCTGGCGCACGTCGTGCACCGATACCGGCAATACTTCCCTGCACGGCGTGGAGGGGACGCTTACCGTCGCCCCGTATGAGGGAAGCAATCCCCTGCTCCGGCATGGCGGTCTGCGGGTTTCAACAGACGGGCGTTACCTGCAACATCGCGACGGCACACCCTTCCTCTGGCTGGGCGATACATGGTGGATGGGACTGTGCAGACGGCTAAGCTTCCCGGGCGATTTTGCCACATTGACCGCTGACCGCGTGCAGAAAGGATTCACGGTGGTGCAGATAGTGGCAGGCCTGTACCCTGACATGGCAGCGTTTGATGAGCGCGGCGCGAATGAAGCGGGTTTTCCGTGGGAGGAAGGTTGGACACGGATTAACCCGCGTTACTTTGACATGGCGGATCTGCGCATTCACTGGTTGGTGAGGAACGGTCTTGTGCCCTGTATCGTGGGCTGCTGGGGATACTATATCCACTGGCTTGGCGTAGAGAAGATGAAACGGCACTGGCGCTATCTAGTGGCGCGATGGGGAGCCTATCCTGTCGTATGGTGTCTGGCAGGCGAGATACTGATGCCTTTCTACCACGACCACTCTCGGCCGAGCGAGTGGCAGGAGGAGTACGCCCGCAAGACCCGTGCGATGTGGGAAGAGGTGGCAAGGTATGTTCGCGCTATAGACCCATACGGTCACCCTATAACCGCCCACCCGTCGGTGTCCGCACGCGATAGCCTTCCCGATGAGGTGCTGGACTTCGATATGCTCCAGACCGGTCATGGCGACCGCACCAGCCTGCCCAACACGGTGCAGCAGGTGATTCGCTCATATAGTCGCCAGCCTGCGATGCCAGTGGTGGAAGGGGAGGTCTGTTACGAAGGCATTGGCGAGGCGAGCCGGCAGGAGGTGCAGCGGCTGATGTTCTGGGCGTGCTGGCTGAACGGCGCCAAAGGTTTCACCTACGGCGCAAACGGCATCTGGCAGGTGAACACGCGCGAGAAGCCATACGGGGCTTCCCCGCACGGCATGGCGTGGGGCGACACCCCGTGGGAGGAGGCGTACCACCTGCCCGGCTCGGCGCAACTGGGCATGGCGAAGCGGTTGCTGGAGCGTTACCAATGGTGGCGCATTGTACCCCACCCTGAATGGGTGGAACCGCGCTGGGATGAAGGGAATTTCTTACGGCCGTATGCGGCGGGCATCCCTGGCGAACTACGTTTCATCTACGTACCAGCCTACCAGTGGCGGGTGACGGTGAAATCGATAGAGCCGGGAGTCTCGTATCGGGCATGGCTATTTGACCCTACCAGCGGACGGGAGATCTCGCTGGGCGAGGTGCATGGCAACGATCAGGGCGACTGGACAACGCCCGTGCTGCCGAAGTTTCAGGATTGGCTGCTGGTGTTGGACAGGGGACAGGAGGTCGTGGGCTGA
- the purB gene encoding adenylosuccinate lyase — protein sequence MSKEITFTHEAYLSPFTWRYGSPEMRRLWSETHKRRLWRRIWVTLAEAQQVAGLVTAEQVADLRKHQDDVSLARAHEIEQEIRHDLMAEVRAYAEQCPIGGGIIHLGATSMDIEDNADALRIQEALDLILKRLRELILAFARQIETWADVPTMAFTHLQPAEPTTIGYRLAQYAQDLWMDWQELSRVRAEIRGKGLKGAVGTSASYAQLLAGTGMTPEELERRVMTALGLEPVPVATQTYPRKQEYRVLSALAGLGQSLYKFAFDLRVLQSPPVGEWAEPFGARQVGSSAMPFKRNPINAENMNSLARLLAALPRVAWDNAAHSLLERTLDDSANRRTILPEAFLIADELLLRAYRLITGLQVDCEAAERLLDAYGAFAATERLLMELVKRGGNRQELHEVIREHSLRAWAEIRQRRSNPLASLLGGDSRITHYASQDEVRAWLDATGYVGDASIRARRFAALLWKELNPSIASADREMGKIPERGVTSE from the coding sequence GTGAGCAAGGAGATAACGTTCACACACGAGGCATATCTCTCGCCTTTCACCTGGCGCTACGGGTCGCCAGAAATGCGCCGGCTGTGGAGCGAGACGCACAAGCGCCGGCTGTGGCGCCGCATCTGGGTGACGTTGGCCGAGGCTCAGCAGGTCGCCGGATTGGTGACGGCGGAACAGGTGGCTGATCTGCGCAAGCACCAGGATGATGTGAGCCTGGCGCGGGCGCATGAGATCGAACAGGAGATCCGCCACGATCTGATGGCCGAGGTGCGCGCCTACGCCGAGCAATGTCCTATCGGCGGTGGCATTATCCACCTGGGCGCTACTTCCATGGACATCGAGGATAATGCCGACGCGCTGCGCATCCAGGAGGCGTTGGACCTGATCCTGAAACGGCTGCGAGAGTTGATCCTGGCCTTCGCCCGGCAGATCGAGACGTGGGCGGATGTGCCGACCATGGCGTTCACCCATCTGCAACCGGCAGAGCCCACCACCATCGGTTATCGGCTGGCGCAGTACGCGCAGGACCTCTGGATGGACTGGCAGGAGCTCAGCCGCGTGCGCGCGGAGATCCGTGGCAAGGGCCTCAAGGGAGCAGTGGGGACTTCGGCTTCCTATGCTCAATTGCTTGCCGGAACGGGGATGACGCCGGAGGAGTTAGAACGTCGGGTGATGACAGCACTGGGCCTAGAGCCGGTGCCGGTGGCAACGCAGACCTATCCGCGCAAGCAGGAATATCGAGTGCTGTCGGCGCTAGCGGGGCTGGGACAGTCGCTGTATAAGTTCGCGTTTGATCTGCGGGTGTTGCAATCGCCGCCTGTCGGCGAATGGGCGGAGCCATTCGGTGCTCGCCAGGTGGGATCGAGCGCGATGCCATTCAAGCGCAACCCGATCAATGCCGAAAACATGAACAGCCTGGCGCGGCTGTTGGCGGCCTTGCCGCGGGTGGCCTGGGACAACGCAGCTCACAGCCTGCTGGAGCGCACCCTGGATGATTCGGCCAACCGCCGCACGATCCTGCCGGAGGCGTTTCTCATCGCCGATGAGCTGTTGTTGCGGGCATATCGACTGATCACAGGGTTGCAGGTGGATTGCGAGGCAGCAGAACGGCTGTTAGACGCCTATGGGGCCTTCGCCGCCACCGAGCGGCTGCTAATGGAGCTGGTGAAGCGGGGTGGGAATCGCCAGGAGCTGCACGAGGTGATCCGCGAACATTCTCTGAGGGCATGGGCCGAAATACGCCAAAGACGCTCGAATCCGCTTGCGAGCCTGCTCGGTGGTGATTCACGGATCACCCACTACGCATCCCAAGATGAAGTGCGCGCCTGGCTGGATGCCACAGGTTACGTGGGAGATGCATCTATTCGGGCACGCCGTTTCGCGGCCCTGCTGTGGAAAGAGTTGAATCCGAGTATCGCTTCGGCGGATCGGGAAATGGGCAAGATCCCTGAGCGAGGAGTAACGAGTGAATGA
- the purL gene encoding phosphoribosylformylglycinamidine synthase subunit PurL, with the protein MIYRVEVSIKEEFRDARGESIRRQVEALGIYGVQAVSVTDLYFLQGDELCVEAVHRLVHILLHDPVVENAAFFCLDGVEAGARPSARSPISDPPGSYSVEVTLLPGVTDSVAESLLEGAKMIGVDGLERAATGHRYVIVGEVTGAEVRRIAEELLANEVIQTYAVNRPVDPPFAPVQAADDTVEVIPLTEADDAALEAISRERRLSLDLAEMRAIREYYRQEGREPTDVELETLAQTWSEHCVHKTFKALIEYEEQNPDGTPIPGTRRLIDSLLGTYIRAATEKVNKPWVRSAFVDNAGIVAFNEQFDLAFKVETHNHPSALEPFGGANTGVGGVIRDVIGVSARPIANTDVLCFGPPDLPFSELPAGVLHPRRIADGVTAGIEDYGNKMGIPTVNGAILYDPGYTANPLVFCGCLGILPRGAHRRAPQAGDLVVVIGGRTGRDGLRGATFSSMEMTHETGQVAGSAVQIGHPIHEKQVLEAVLIARDEGLYTAITDCGAGGLSSAVGEMGAELGAEVHLERVPLKYAGLRPWEIWLSEAQERMVLAVPPAHWPRLQQICASLDVEATVIGAFTGDGRLTLRYHGRVVGQLSTEFLHHGIPRRRLKAVWTRSPNPREKLSPVFSSAEWGLRTPPEASTGRVKVPQEAKSPDLTAELLALLAMPDTRSKEDVVRRYDHEVQAGTVIKPFVGQDGSGPSDAAVLVPLEVLQTTEEGAPLQGIALAVGINPYYGMLDPYVMAWAAVDEAIRNCVAVGADPDRIALLDNFCWGNPNLPDRLGGLVRCAQGCHDAAIAYGAPFVSGKDSLNNEYVGADGCKHAIPGTLLISALGIVPDVRHAVTMDLKAPGDWLYVVGITANELGGSAYYRRHSIAGGQAPQPDGGPWVEQLFADPKSRVELYRALHRAMAAGLVRACHDCSEGGIAVAVAEMALAGGLGLEICLADVPRTTEADRDDVVAFSESLGRLVVEVAPEHARAFEAYLAGFPLAQLGRVRNDDRVQIMGLHGQLVVDTDLGALDRAWRGHLNAMGGTQCAGEILQ; encoded by the coding sequence ATGATTTATCGTGTGGAGGTCTCAATCAAAGAGGAATTCCGAGACGCTCGAGGCGAGAGCATCCGACGCCAGGTGGAGGCCCTTGGCATCTATGGCGTGCAAGCCGTCTCGGTTACCGATCTGTACTTCCTCCAAGGAGATGAACTCTGCGTCGAGGCGGTGCATCGCCTGGTCCATATATTGCTGCATGACCCCGTCGTCGAGAATGCGGCCTTTTTCTGCCTGGATGGGGTGGAGGCCGGGGCACGCCCGTCGGCCCGATCTCCCATTTCTGATCCGCCTGGCTCCTATTCTGTGGAGGTAACGCTCCTGCCCGGCGTGACCGACAGCGTTGCGGAAAGCCTATTGGAAGGAGCCAAGATGATCGGCGTGGACGGCCTGGAGCGTGCTGCTACCGGCCACCGGTACGTCATCGTGGGCGAGGTCACCGGGGCCGAGGTCCGGCGCATCGCCGAGGAATTGCTGGCCAACGAGGTGATCCAGACCTATGCCGTCAACCGGCCTGTGGATCCGCCGTTCGCTCCTGTTCAGGCTGCTGACGACACGGTGGAGGTCATCCCGCTCACCGAGGCTGACGATGCTGCCCTGGAAGCCATCAGCCGAGAGCGACGGCTCTCGCTGGACCTGGCTGAGATGCGCGCCATTCGAGAATACTATCGGCAAGAGGGTCGCGAGCCGACGGATGTGGAACTGGAGACACTGGCCCAGACCTGGTCGGAGCATTGCGTGCACAAGACGTTCAAGGCCCTCATCGAGTATGAGGAGCAAAACCCTGACGGCACACCTATCCCCGGCACTCGTCGCCTCATTGACTCATTGCTCGGAACTTACATTCGCGCTGCCACCGAGAAGGTGAACAAGCCATGGGTGCGCTCGGCCTTCGTGGACAACGCCGGCATCGTCGCCTTTAACGAGCAGTTTGACCTGGCCTTCAAGGTAGAGACGCATAACCATCCATCGGCCCTGGAGCCGTTTGGCGGGGCCAACACGGGCGTGGGCGGCGTGATTCGCGATGTGATCGGCGTCAGCGCCCGTCCCATCGCCAACACCGACGTGCTCTGCTTTGGCCCACCTGATCTGCCCTTCTCGGAGCTGCCGGCCGGCGTATTGCACCCTCGTCGCATCGCCGATGGGGTGACAGCCGGGATCGAGGATTATGGCAACAAAATGGGCATCCCAACGGTCAACGGTGCCATCCTATATGATCCTGGTTACACGGCCAATCCGCTGGTCTTCTGCGGCTGTCTAGGCATCCTCCCGCGAGGAGCCCACCGCCGTGCACCGCAGGCAGGCGATCTGGTGGTGGTGATCGGCGGGCGCACGGGGCGCGATGGGCTGCGCGGCGCCACTTTCTCCTCGATGGAAATGACGCACGAGACGGGGCAGGTAGCCGGCAGCGCCGTTCAGATCGGCCATCCTATTCACGAGAAGCAGGTGTTGGAGGCAGTACTGATCGCCCGCGACGAGGGGCTGTACACGGCCATCACTGACTGCGGCGCGGGTGGGCTCTCTTCGGCGGTGGGGGAGATGGGGGCAGAGCTGGGCGCAGAGGTACACCTGGAGCGGGTGCCGTTGAAGTACGCGGGCTTACGACCCTGGGAGATCTGGCTGAGCGAGGCGCAGGAACGCATGGTGTTAGCTGTGCCGCCAGCCCACTGGCCGCGTCTACAGCAGATCTGTGCCAGCTTGGATGTGGAGGCCACTGTGATCGGCGCGTTTACGGGCGATGGCCGTCTGACGTTGCGCTACCACGGCCGAGTCGTGGGACAGCTCTCGACGGAGTTTCTCCATCACGGCATCCCGCGGCGGCGTTTGAAAGCGGTGTGGACGCGGTCGCCGAATCCTCGAGAAAAGCTTTCTCCGGTCTTCTCGTCTGCTGAATGGGGCTTGAGGACGCCACCAGAGGCCTCAACAGGACGGGTAAAAGTCCCGCAGGAGGCTAAGTCGCCCGATCTGACGGCCGAGCTCCTGGCCTTGCTCGCTATGCCCGACACGCGCAGCAAAGAGGATGTCGTCCGGCGTTATGATCACGAAGTTCAGGCGGGGACGGTGATCAAACCCTTTGTAGGGCAGGATGGCAGTGGTCCCAGCGACGCGGCCGTGCTGGTCCCCCTGGAAGTTTTGCAGACCACAGAGGAGGGAGCTCCGCTTCAGGGGATTGCGCTGGCGGTGGGCATCAACCCCTACTACGGCATGCTAGATCCCTATGTCATGGCCTGGGCAGCCGTGGACGAGGCGATCCGCAACTGCGTGGCGGTAGGGGCCGATCCAGATCGGATCGCGCTGCTGGACAACTTTTGCTGGGGCAATCCAAACCTGCCGGATCGTCTGGGTGGCTTGGTCCGTTGCGCCCAAGGGTGTCATGATGCCGCCATTGCCTACGGCGCGCCGTTCGTCTCCGGCAAGGATAGCCTAAATAACGAGTACGTGGGGGCTGACGGCTGTAAGCACGCCATCCCCGGCACGTTGCTTATTTCGGCGCTGGGGATCGTCCCCGATGTGCGGCACGCTGTGACCATGGACTTGAAGGCGCCTGGCGATTGGCTATACGTTGTGGGGATAACCGCCAATGAGCTGGGAGGCTCGGCCTACTACCGGCGGCATAGCATAGCGGGCGGCCAGGCACCTCAGCCGGATGGCGGACCTTGGGTTGAGCAGCTTTTTGCTGATCCGAAATCTAGAGTTGAACTATACCGAGCATTGCATCGAGCCATGGCAGCTGGGCTGGTACGGGCGTGCCACGATTGCTCAGAGGGGGGGATCGCGGTGGCCGTGGCGGAGATGGCGCTGGCTGGCGGCCTAGGCCTGGAGATATGCCTGGCTGATGTGCCACGCACGACAGAGGCCGACCGCGATGACGTGGTCGCCTTTAGCGAATCGTTGGGTCGGTTGGTGGTCGAAGTGGCGCCGGAGCACGCAAGGGCGTTTGAGGCCTACCTGGCCGGTTTCCCCTTAGCGCAGTTGGGGCGCGTGCGTAATGACGACCGGGTGCAGATCATGGGGCTCCACGGGCAACTGGTAGTGGATACCGATCTGGGCGCGCTGGATCGGGCGTGGCGTGGACATCTGAACGCAATGGGTGGAACGCAATGCGCAGGCGAGATCCTCCAATGA
- a CDS encoding HIT family protein, whose protein sequence is MNECIFCDILRGAAPASVVYHDDLCTAFMDIQPVNPGHLLVVPNRHATYLADLPAETGAQIFRVAQRLALALRRSGIRCEGVNLFLADGRVAMQEIFHVHLHVIPRYKGDGFGLRFGPTYGTRPPRAELDRIAQQIKEAL, encoded by the coding sequence GTGAATGAGTGCATCTTCTGTGATATTCTGAGGGGCGCGGCGCCGGCTAGTGTGGTCTATCATGATGACCTATGCACGGCTTTTATGGACATTCAGCCAGTGAACCCTGGCCATCTGCTCGTGGTGCCTAACCGACATGCTACGTATCTGGCCGATTTGCCTGCGGAGACGGGCGCGCAGATATTTCGTGTGGCCCAACGACTCGCCTTGGCTTTGCGGCGCAGCGGTATCCGGTGTGAAGGAGTGAACCTCTTCTTGGCCGATGGCAGGGTGGCGATGCAAGAGATCTTCCATGTCCATTTGCATGTCATCCCACGATATAAAGGTGATGGCTTCGGCCTTCGGTTTGGCCCAACGTACGGTACCAGGCCGCCCCGAGCAGAGCTGGATCGGATCGCTCAACAGATCAAAGAGGCACTTTAA